One Defluviitoga tunisiensis genomic window carries:
- a CDS encoding heavy metal translocating P-type ATPase, whose product MKSSTETSINNSLSLSQEKEISFSVQGMTCASCVRNVERAIKKIDGVKYVSVNLATEKAIVIANDKVTIEDIEKAVESIGYKVSREMPTVNLIEKRFKEAKKDLMVSLIVTIPLMIIMIIHMSGIHIPHMTFIELFCGGIVIFYPGRKTLKSAWIALSHLHTNMDTLVTIGALSSWMTTILLIFGLNVQSFGSISAMLITLNLLGKYIESKMKYNASKDIQALLALRVEKANVLMDGEIIELPVETIKIGDIIVMRTGEKVPLDGIIVEGKATIDESMVTGEPLPVYKTVGEYVISGTIVESGVIKVEVSRVGEDLFINQMIKLIEEAQSSKVPIQAFADRITIYFIPIVFSMAVLSSILWFINYEAFQPFLLKVSNILPWVLVDAGPFSTALFTFVATLVIACPCALGLATPMALLSASSSAAKRGLIIKNGESVQMAKNIDVVLFDKTGTITEGHPSVVWHNLDNQILQVVAKIEENSTHPLANAIIKYVKDELKTDMISDLKLDEIEEKAGLGIYARYKKDLYFIGKPKKSEKYIDFMKRGETVVEVLVNDELRGYIRIADKIRSGAIDTINKLKNMNIKPVIVTGDNEITAKAVAEKVGVDEFWANVSPSEKVNIVRKYQIEGKKVCMIGDGINDAAALKSSEIGIAIGTGTDLAIESADIIIIQGEISKIIDAIEISKITFQKIKQNLFWAFFYNVIMIPLAMMGLMHPVLSEIAMFLSSINVILNSSTIEKKLKVKEG is encoded by the coding sequence ATGAAGTCATCAACTGAAACGTCCATAAATAATTCTCTATCCTTATCGCAAGAAAAAGAGATTAGCTTTAGTGTACAAGGAATGACGTGTGCATCTTGTGTTAGAAATGTTGAAAGGGCAATAAAAAAAATAGATGGAGTTAAGTATGTTTCAGTGAATCTGGCAACTGAAAAGGCAATCGTAATCGCCAATGATAAGGTTACAATTGAAGACATAGAAAAAGCGGTAGAAAGCATAGGTTATAAAGTCTCTAGAGAAATGCCTACCGTAAATTTAATAGAAAAAAGATTTAAAGAAGCAAAAAAAGACTTAATGGTATCATTAATTGTTACAATACCGCTGATGATAATTATGATAATTCACATGAGTGGCATTCATATTCCTCATATGACTTTTATTGAGCTATTTTGCGGTGGAATTGTGATCTTTTATCCAGGTAGAAAAACTTTAAAAAGCGCATGGATAGCCTTGTCTCATTTGCATACTAACATGGATACTTTGGTTACAATAGGAGCTCTATCTTCATGGATGACAACCATTTTATTAATATTTGGTTTGAACGTTCAGTCCTTTGGTAGCATTTCTGCTATGTTAATCACCTTAAATCTTCTTGGAAAGTATATTGAATCAAAGATGAAGTATAATGCTTCAAAAGATATTCAAGCCTTATTAGCTTTGAGAGTGGAAAAGGCTAATGTGTTGATGGATGGTGAAATAATAGAGTTGCCCGTAGAAACAATAAAAATAGGAGATATAATAGTAATGAGAACTGGAGAAAAAGTTCCGCTTGATGGAATCATAGTTGAAGGGAAAGCGACTATTGATGAATCTATGGTAACTGGTGAACCTTTACCTGTATATAAAACGGTGGGCGAATATGTAATTAGTGGTACAATAGTTGAATCGGGGGTTATTAAAGTAGAAGTTTCAAGGGTTGGAGAAGATTTGTTTATTAATCAGATGATAAAATTGATAGAAGAAGCACAATCCTCAAAAGTTCCTATTCAAGCCTTTGCAGATAGAATTACCATTTATTTTATTCCTATAGTTTTTTCGATGGCTGTATTGAGCAGTATATTATGGTTTATTAATTATGAAGCATTTCAGCCTTTTTTGCTAAAAGTATCAAATATCTTACCTTGGGTTCTTGTAGATGCAGGACCATTTTCTACGGCTTTATTTACTTTTGTTGCTACTTTGGTAATTGCGTGTCCTTGTGCTTTGGGTTTAGCAACGCCTATGGCACTTCTGTCTGCTAGTAGTTCCGCTGCAAAAAGAGGATTAATAATAAAAAACGGTGAATCGGTACAAATGGCAAAAAATATTGATGTTGTGTTGTTTGATAAAACAGGTACTATCACAGAAGGTCATCCTAGTGTTGTTTGGCATAATTTGGATAATCAAATCCTACAAGTTGTGGCAAAAATTGAAGAAAATTCAACTCATCCTTTAGCTAATGCAATTATTAAGTATGTTAAAGACGAATTAAAAACTGACATGATATCTGATCTAAAATTAGATGAAATCGAAGAAAAGGCAGGACTAGGAATTTATGCAAGATATAAAAAAGACTTGTATTTTATTGGAAAACCAAAAAAGTCTGAAAAGTATATCGATTTTATGAAAAGGGGAGAGACAGTAGTAGAGGTTTTGGTCAATGATGAATTAAGGGGTTATATAAGAATTGCTGATAAAATAAGATCTGGAGCTATTGATACTATAAATAAGCTAAAAAATATGAATATTAAGCCTGTTATTGTAACTGGAGATAATGAAATTACTGCAAAGGCTGTAGCAGAAAAAGTGGGAGTAGACGAGTTTTGGGCAAATGTTAGTCCTAGTGAAAAAGTTAATATAGTTAGAAAATATCAAATTGAAGGAAAAAAGGTTTGTATGATAGGTGATGGAATAAATGATGCTGCAGCATTAAAATCATCAGAAATTGGAATAGCTATTGGTACAGGTACAGATCTAGCCATAGAAAGTGCAGATATAATAATTATTCAAGGGGAAATATCTAAGATAATAGATGCAATTGAGATTTCAAAAATTACTTTTCAAAAGATTAAACAGAACCTTTTCTGGGCTTTTTTTTATAATGTAATAATGATTCCTCTGGCTATGATGGGCCTTATGCATCCGGTTTTATCAGAAATAGCCATGTTTCTGAGTTCGATTAATGTTATTTTAAATTCTAGTACTATTGAAAAAAAATTAAAAGTGAAAGAGGGATAA
- a CDS encoding metal-sensing transcriptional repressor, giving the protein MKHEKALNKLKTAKGQLEATIKMVEEERYCIDISKQLLATISLLKNAHVDILKKHIETCLKEAITSQNQQEINIKLEELEEVIRYLNKTY; this is encoded by the coding sequence TTGAAACATGAAAAAGCATTAAATAAATTAAAAACAGCGAAAGGTCAGCTTGAAGCAACTATTAAGATGGTAGAAGAAGAACGATATTGCATAGATATATCAAAACAACTATTAGCAACGATATCGTTGTTAAAAAATGCCCATGTAGATATTTTGAAGAAACATATTGAAACGTGTTTAAAAGAAGCAATAACTTCCCAAAATCAGCAAGAGATTAATATTAAATTAGAAGAATTAGAAGAAGTTATTAGATATTTAAACAAAACATATTAA